A DNA window from Candidatus Roseilinea sp. contains the following coding sequences:
- a CDS encoding ABC transporter substrate-binding protein, with amino-acid sequence MRTLRLSLLFIVLGIAGVTLLVYQFVASRDTVLVPAEGGTYIEGVVGAPKHINPLLCPLNEADRDLCSLVFSGLTRLNEVGEVVPDLAETWSIADNGLTYIFKLRQNARWEDGAPVTADDVLFTISLIKQSDFPGRKDISELWRRVEVTKLDDYTVQFRLNQPYAPFMDYTTVGLLPKHILEGTSAANLDKLPFNQQPKGNGPWRVAELNTAGGRISSITLEPSSTYFGPGPKLGRFVLRYYPNTQSLLDAFRNGDVDGMADFSPTAEGAEASGLPNVTIYSMPSARFVALMINLRKDNGALALTELPVRRALMLALDREAIIRDVLKGRGILADTPFIPGTWAHDASVRSYSRDLEQAKQLLREAGYEVAVVAPSNVEVWQKGGEPIAFTVLTPESGIYPQVAEAVARQWRELGVQVTVIPVRNIVRNFLATHQFQVALTETLLDGDPDPFPLWHQSQANVGQNFTGWENAEASQWLEQARTTIDRAQRFELYRRFQEKFVEELPALMLYHPTFDYIIASRVRNVQVAPIVYPSDRFRSLNQWMINTRRVLASEATLQP; translated from the coding sequence ATGCGAACGCTTCGGCTCTCCCTGCTCTTCATCGTGCTTGGAATTGCGGGCGTCACCTTGCTGGTCTACCAGTTCGTCGCCTCGCGCGACACCGTCCTCGTCCCGGCCGAAGGCGGCACCTACATCGAAGGAGTGGTCGGCGCGCCGAAACACATCAACCCACTGCTGTGCCCGTTGAATGAGGCCGACCGCGACCTGTGCAGCTTGGTGTTCAGCGGGTTGACCCGACTCAACGAGGTTGGGGAGGTCGTGCCGGACCTCGCCGAGACTTGGTCTATTGCAGACAACGGCCTCACCTACATCTTCAAGCTGCGGCAGAATGCGCGCTGGGAAGACGGCGCGCCGGTGACGGCTGATGATGTCCTCTTCACGATCAGCCTGATCAAGCAATCTGACTTCCCCGGCCGCAAAGACATCAGCGAACTGTGGCGGCGGGTGGAAGTGACCAAGCTGGACGATTACACCGTCCAGTTTCGACTCAACCAGCCCTATGCGCCGTTCATGGACTACACGACCGTCGGCCTGTTGCCCAAGCACATCCTAGAAGGGACATCGGCGGCCAATCTGGACAAGCTGCCGTTCAATCAGCAGCCCAAGGGCAACGGGCCGTGGCGCGTGGCCGAGCTGAACACCGCCGGCGGACGAATCTCGTCCATCACGCTGGAACCGTCCTCCACCTACTTCGGCCCCGGGCCTAAGCTCGGCCGGTTTGTGCTGCGCTACTACCCCAACACGCAGAGCTTGCTCGATGCGTTCAGAAACGGCGATGTGGACGGGATGGCCGATTTCAGCCCAACTGCCGAGGGGGCCGAGGCATCGGGATTGCCGAATGTGACGATCTACAGCATGCCCAGCGCCCGCTTTGTTGCGCTGATGATCAACTTGCGCAAGGACAACGGCGCGCTGGCGCTTACCGAGCTCCCCGTGCGCCGGGCGTTGATGCTGGCGCTCGACCGAGAGGCGATCATCCGCGACGTGCTCAAGGGCCGGGGCATCCTCGCCGACACGCCGTTCATCCCCGGCACATGGGCGCACGACGCCAGCGTCAGGTCCTACAGCCGAGACCTGGAACAGGCCAAGCAACTGCTGCGCGAAGCCGGCTACGAAGTCGCCGTAGTGGCGCCGTCGAACGTCGAAGTCTGGCAAAAAGGCGGCGAGCCGATTGCCTTCACCGTGCTCACGCCGGAAAGCGGCATCTATCCGCAAGTTGCCGAAGCCGTCGCCAGGCAGTGGCGCGAATTGGGCGTACAGGTGACGGTGATCCCGGTGCGAAACATCGTGCGCAACTTCCTCGCCACCCACCAGTTCCAGGTCGCCCTCACCGAAACGTTGCTGGATGGCGACCCCGACCCCTTCCCCCTCTGGCATCAGAGTCAGGCGAACGTCGGCCAGAACTTCACCGGCTGGGAAAACGCCGAGGCCAGCCAGTGGCTGGAGCAAGCACGCACAACGATCGACCGCGCGCAGCGCTTTGAGCTGTATCGGCGTTTCCAGGAGAAGTTCGTCGAGGAGCTGCCGGCCCTCATGCTCTACCATCCGACCTTCGACTACATCATCGCCTCGCGCGTGCGCAACGTGCAGGTCGCGCCGATCGTCTACCCGAGCGACCGCTTCCGCAGCCTGAACCAGTGGATGATCAACACGCGGCGGGTGCTGGCCAGCGAGGCGACCCTTCAGCCGTAA
- the uvrA gene encoding UvrABC system protein A, whose product MAQNKIVVRGARVHNLKNINVEIPRDKLVVITGLSGSGKSSLAFDTIFAEGQRRYVESLSAYARQFLGQMEKPDVDQIEGLSPAVSIDQKGSSHNPRSTVGTVTEIYDYLRLMFARIGVQYSPVTGLPLTSQTPQQIVDQIAALPPGTRVQILAPLIKDKKGHHQQVFEDVRKQGFARVRVDGEIRSVDEEIELDRYKLHNIEAVVDRLVVPEAGEQGSRVGNQESGAEREASDEARRQFLTRLNDSVETALKLGDGFMIAMVSEEGQASAWRDIFFSEKKVDPATGKSYPDLEPKLFSFNAPQGACPECQGLGSKREIDPALIVPNPDLSLDEGAIQASGWNSDDDESWGRQMLRAVCKAYDIPMHQPWRQLSPAQRDLILHGTGGERVRVSYVNRLGERRQYDIPFEGVIPNLMRRYRESTSDYIKQSIEEVMTFRTCEACGGKRLKEDVLCVKVAGKNIAEVTDMSIREALAWVDSLGVDEAETESRQSDARKNGKPSPATSDFPALSDRDKQIARQIVKEIRARLQFLVDVGLDYLTLSRSANTLSGGEAQRIRLATQVGSQLMGVLYVLDEPSIGLHQRDQQRLINTLTRMRDLGNTVLVVEHDDDTMRAADWIIDMGPGAGEHGGQVVATGTPEQIMKNKASLTGAYLSGRKHIPVPPQRRAGNGKKLIIKGARENNLKNIDVEIPLGKFVVVTGVSGSGKSSLIVECLYKALANRLNGALEHPGDLDDILGLEHLDKVINIDQQPIGRTPRSNPATYTGLWTPLRELFAELPESKIRGYKSGRFSFNVKGGRCEACEGQGVLQIQMQFMPDIYVTCDVCHGTRFNRETLQVRYKGKNIAEVLDMTVTEAMAFFKDIPPIARKLQTLEEVGLGYIRLGQPATTLSGGEAQRVKLSRELSKRPTGRTIYVLDEPSVGLHHADVHKLIHVLDQLVDDGNTVVVIEHHLDIIKVADWVIDLGPEGGEGGGRIVAQGTPEQVAQVAESYTGRFLARALEQAALWEAKARASAKAAKPKRRK is encoded by the coding sequence ATGGCACAGAACAAGATTGTGGTGCGTGGCGCGCGTGTGCACAACCTCAAGAACATCAACGTCGAGATCCCACGCGACAAACTTGTCGTGATCACCGGCCTCAGCGGCAGCGGCAAATCGTCGCTGGCATTCGATACCATCTTCGCCGAAGGCCAGCGCCGCTATGTGGAGAGCCTATCGGCCTACGCCCGGCAGTTCCTCGGCCAGATGGAGAAGCCGGACGTGGATCAGATCGAAGGACTCTCGCCGGCTGTCTCGATTGACCAAAAGGGCAGCAGCCACAACCCACGCTCGACCGTCGGCACCGTCACCGAGATTTACGACTATCTGCGCCTGATGTTCGCGCGCATCGGCGTGCAGTATTCGCCGGTCACCGGCCTGCCGCTCACGTCGCAGACGCCGCAGCAAATCGTTGATCAGATCGCTGCGTTGCCGCCCGGCACGCGCGTGCAAATCCTCGCCCCGCTCATCAAGGACAAGAAAGGCCATCACCAACAAGTCTTCGAAGACGTGCGCAAACAAGGCTTCGCACGCGTGCGCGTGGACGGTGAGATTCGCAGCGTGGATGAGGAGATCGAACTCGATCGCTACAAGCTGCACAACATCGAGGCGGTGGTGGATCGTCTGGTCGTGCCGGAGGCCGGAGAGCAGGGATCAAGAGTCGGGAATCAGGAGTCGGGAGCGGAGCGTGAGGCTTCGGACGAAGCGCGCCGGCAGTTCCTGACGCGGCTGAACGACTCGGTGGAAACCGCGCTCAAGCTGGGCGACGGCTTCATGATCGCCATGGTATCAGAAGAGGGCCAGGCGTCCGCTTGGCGCGACATCTTCTTCAGCGAAAAGAAGGTCGATCCGGCCACCGGCAAAAGCTACCCGGATTTAGAGCCGAAGCTGTTTTCGTTCAACGCGCCGCAGGGCGCCTGCCCAGAATGCCAGGGATTGGGCAGCAAGCGCGAAATTGACCCGGCGCTCATCGTGCCGAATCCCGATCTGTCATTAGACGAAGGCGCCATCCAGGCCAGCGGCTGGAACAGCGACGATGACGAAAGCTGGGGCCGGCAGATGCTGCGCGCCGTGTGCAAGGCATACGACATCCCCATGCATCAACCCTGGCGACAACTCAGCCCGGCGCAGCGCGACCTGATCCTCCACGGCACCGGCGGCGAGCGCGTGCGGGTGAGCTACGTCAATCGCCTCGGAGAACGCCGACAATACGACATCCCCTTTGAAGGCGTGATCCCCAACTTGATGCGGCGCTATCGGGAGAGCACCAGCGATTACATCAAACAAAGCATCGAGGAAGTGATGACCTTCCGCACCTGCGAGGCCTGCGGCGGCAAACGGCTGAAGGAGGACGTGCTGTGCGTCAAAGTGGCCGGCAAGAACATCGCCGAAGTGACCGACATGAGCATCCGCGAGGCGCTGGCTTGGGTGGATTCGCTGGGCGTTGATGAGGCGGAAACCGAAAGTCGGCAGTCGGATGCGCGAAAGAACGGCAAGCCCTCCCCCGCTACGTCCGACTTCCCAGCCTTGAGCGACCGCGACAAGCAAATTGCCCGGCAGATTGTCAAAGAGATCCGCGCGCGATTACAGTTCCTGGTGGATGTCGGGCTGGACTACCTCACGCTCAGCCGCAGCGCCAACACGCTGAGCGGCGGCGAAGCCCAGCGCATCCGCCTGGCCACGCAGGTCGGCTCGCAGTTGATGGGCGTGTTGTACGTGCTGGATGAGCCTAGCATCGGCCTGCACCAACGCGACCAGCAACGCCTGATCAACACGCTGACGCGCATGCGCGACCTGGGCAATACCGTGCTCGTGGTCGAGCACGATGACGACACCATGCGCGCGGCCGACTGGATCATTGACATGGGGCCGGGCGCCGGAGAACACGGCGGCCAGGTCGTCGCCACCGGCACACCGGAGCAGATCATGAAAAACAAGGCTTCGCTTACCGGTGCCTACTTGAGCGGCCGCAAGCATATCCCCGTCCCCCCTCAGCGGCGGGCCGGCAACGGCAAAAAGTTGATCATCAAGGGCGCGCGCGAAAACAACCTGAAGAACATTGACGTCGAAATTCCGCTGGGCAAATTCGTCGTCGTCACCGGCGTGAGCGGCAGCGGCAAATCCTCGCTCATCGTCGAGTGCCTCTACAAGGCGCTGGCCAACCGGCTCAACGGCGCGCTCGAACATCCCGGCGATCTGGACGACATCCTCGGGCTGGAGCACCTCGACAAAGTCATCAACATTGACCAGCAACCCATCGGGCGCACGCCGCGCAGCAACCCCGCCACTTACACCGGCCTGTGGACGCCGCTGCGCGAGCTGTTCGCCGAGCTGCCCGAAAGCAAAATCCGCGGCTACAAGAGCGGGCGCTTCTCGTTCAACGTCAAGGGCGGCCGCTGCGAAGCATGCGAAGGTCAGGGCGTGCTGCAAATCCAGATGCAGTTCATGCCCGACATCTACGTCACGTGCGACGTGTGCCACGGCACGCGCTTCAACCGCGAGACGCTGCAGGTGCGCTACAAGGGCAAGAACATCGCCGAGGTGCTGGACATGACGGTGACCGAGGCTATGGCCTTCTTCAAGGATATTCCCCCCATCGCGCGCAAGCTACAAACGCTCGAAGAGGTCGGCCTGGGCTACATCCGGCTGGGCCAGCCGGCCACCACCCTCAGCGGCGGCGAGGCGCAGCGGGTGAAGCTCAGCCGCGAGCTGAGCAAACGCCCCACCGGCCGCACGATCTACGTGCTCGATGAGCCATCGGTCGGCCTGCATCACGCCGACGTGCACAAGCTGATTCACGTGCTGGACCAATTGGTGGATGACGGCAACACCGTCGTCGTGATCGAGCACCACCTCGACATCATCAAAGTCGCCGATTGGGTGATTGACCTCGGGCCGGAAGGCGGCGAAGGCGGTGGGCGCATCGTCGCCCAGGGCACGCCGGAGCAGGTGGCCCAAGTCGCCGAGAGTTATACCGGTCGCTTCCTTGCGCGCGCGCTCGAACAAGCCGCGTTGTGGGAGGCGAAGGCACGCGCGTCGGCCAAAGCAGCGAAGCCCAAGCGGCGCAAATAG
- the kynU gene encoding kynureninase has protein sequence MTQSHLPDSRAAAAALDAHDPLAAFRARFYLPEGVIYLDGNSLGPLPHEAQRRLAQVIAAEWGDGLIRSWNAAGWIALPQRIGDKLARLLGAQPGEVVAGDSTSINLFKALAAALTLRPDRRVIVSERDNFPTDLYMAQGLIALLGGGYALRLAAADEIADAIGADTAVVMLTHVNYRTGRMHDMAEVTQRAQACGALTIWDLAHSAGAVPVDLNGAQADFAVGCGYKYLNGGPGAPAFIFVAQRHQADFRQPLAGWMGHAHPFAFEPDYRPAPGIARALCGTPPILSLAALECGVDIALEAPMAMVRAKSLALTDLFIAQVEPRCAAHGLRLVTPREPDRRGSQVCFAHPDAFPIMQALIARGVIGDFRAPDILRFGFAPLYLRYVDVWDAAHILAEVLESRAWDRPEFHRRGRVT, from the coding sequence ATGACGCAGTCTCATTTGCCGGACTCGCGCGCGGCGGCTGCCGCGCTGGATGCACATGACCCACTGGCTGCCTTCCGCGCTCGCTTCTACTTGCCAGAAGGCGTGATCTACCTCGACGGCAACTCGCTCGGCCCGTTGCCGCATGAGGCGCAGCGACGTTTGGCGCAGGTGATCGCAGCCGAATGGGGCGATGGGCTGATCCGAAGCTGGAATGCCGCCGGCTGGATTGCGCTGCCGCAGCGCATCGGCGATAAGCTGGCCCGCTTGCTCGGCGCGCAACCCGGCGAAGTGGTGGCAGGCGATTCGACCTCGATCAACCTGTTTAAGGCCCTGGCTGCTGCGCTGACGCTGCGGCCGGATCGGCGCGTCATCGTGTCTGAGCGCGACAACTTTCCCACCGACCTTTACATGGCGCAGGGGCTGATCGCGCTGCTGGGCGGCGGTTACGCTCTGCGTCTGGCGGCAGCCGACGAGATCGCCGACGCGATCGGCGCCGATACGGCGGTCGTGATGCTCACCCACGTCAACTACCGCACCGGTCGGATGCACGATATGGCTGAGGTCACGCAGCGCGCCCAAGCCTGTGGCGCGTTGACGATCTGGGATTTGGCGCACTCGGCGGGCGCTGTGCCGGTGGATTTGAACGGCGCCCAGGCCGATTTCGCCGTTGGCTGTGGCTACAAGTACTTGAACGGCGGCCCAGGCGCGCCGGCGTTTATCTTCGTCGCGCAGCGCCACCAAGCCGACTTTCGCCAACCGCTGGCCGGCTGGATGGGACACGCGCATCCGTTCGCCTTTGAGCCGGACTATCGGCCGGCGCCGGGTATTGCCCGCGCCTTGTGCGGCACGCCGCCCATCCTCAGTCTGGCGGCGCTCGAGTGTGGCGTGGACATCGCGCTGGAGGCGCCGATGGCGATGGTCCGGGCGAAGTCGCTGGCATTGACCGATCTGTTCATTGCACAGGTCGAGCCGCGGTGCGCCGCGCATGGCTTACGGCTGGTCACGCCGCGCGAGCCCGACCGCCGGGGCAGCCAGGTCTGCTTTGCACATCCAGACGCCTTCCCCATCATGCAGGCGCTGATTGCGCGCGGGGTGATCGGCGACTTTCGCGCGCCGGACATCCTGCGCTTTGGTTTTGCGCCGCTCTATCTGCGCTACGTGGACGTGTGGGACGCTGCGCATATCCTGGCCGAGGTGCTCGAGTCGCGCGCCTGGGATCGCCCGGAGTTCCATCGGCGCGGGCGGGTGACGTGA
- a CDS encoding 2-Cys peroxiredoxin — protein sequence MLGEQTTERTGELTLKGQPLTVIGPKLKPGDKFPAVTLTTTDWSAVDLGTMRGTVRLISVVPSLDTGICDAQTKRFNEEAERFGDKVKVITISADLPWAQRRWMNDAEVKNITVLSDHKDMAFGNAAGTHVKEMRIEQRAIFVVDKDDTVTYAEYVPEIAQHPDYDAAIEAVKKLL from the coding sequence ATGTTGGGCGAACAAACCACAGAACGCACCGGCGAACTCACGCTCAAAGGCCAGCCGCTGACCGTGATCGGGCCAAAGTTGAAGCCCGGCGACAAATTCCCGGCCGTCACCCTGACGACAACCGACTGGAGCGCCGTGGACTTAGGCACAATGCGCGGCACCGTTCGGCTGATCAGCGTGGTGCCGTCGCTGGACACGGGCATCTGCGACGCGCAAACCAAGCGCTTCAACGAAGAGGCCGAGCGGTTCGGCGACAAGGTGAAAGTCATCACCATCAGCGCCGACCTCCCCTGGGCGCAGCGGCGCTGGATGAACGACGCTGAGGTGAAGAACATCACCGTGCTATCCGATCACAAGGACATGGCGTTTGGCAACGCAGCCGGCACACACGTCAAGGAGATGCGCATCGAGCAGCGCGCCATCTTCGTCGTGGATAAAGACGACACGGTGACCTATGCCGAGTACGTGCCGGAGATCGCTCAGCACCCCGACTACGACGCCGCCATCGAGGCAGTCAAGAAACTGCTCTAG
- a CDS encoding ATPase, whose product MRAVRDLAARLIDNVERVIFGKRDVIELTAICLLCQGHLLIEDVPGVGKTMLAKALARSIGGTFKRIQFTPDMLPSDVTGASIYNQKTGEFEFRPGPIMAQIVLADEINRATPKTQAALLEAMEERQVTVDGVTRELHSPFLVLATQNPIEYEGTFPLPEAQLDRFLMRVSLGYPTPEQQMAILDAQQYSHPIEALGQITDATELVKTQELLKSVYCDQLVKQYIVQLVDATRAHPDVYLGASPRGAWTLFRTAQARAAVHGRDYVIPDDVKALAAATLGHRIIISPAARIKGATAADILDELLRVTPVPGARVK is encoded by the coding sequence ATGCGGGCCGTCCGCGACCTGGCTGCGAGGCTGATAGATAACGTCGAGCGCGTCATCTTTGGCAAGCGCGACGTGATCGAGCTGACGGCGATCTGCTTGCTCTGCCAGGGCCACCTACTGATCGAGGACGTGCCGGGCGTTGGCAAGACGATGCTGGCCAAGGCCTTGGCACGTTCGATCGGCGGCACGTTCAAACGCATCCAGTTCACCCCCGACATGCTGCCGTCAGACGTGACCGGCGCCTCGATTTACAACCAGAAGACCGGGGAGTTCGAGTTCCGCCCTGGGCCGATCATGGCGCAGATCGTGCTGGCCGACGAGATCAACCGCGCGACACCCAAGACGCAGGCCGCCTTGCTGGAGGCCATGGAAGAGCGCCAGGTGACCGTGGACGGCGTCACGCGCGAGTTGCACTCCCCCTTCCTGGTGCTGGCCACACAGAACCCGATCGAATACGAAGGCACCTTCCCACTCCCCGAAGCGCAGCTCGATCGTTTCCTCATGCGCGTCTCGCTCGGCTATCCTACGCCGGAGCAGCAAATGGCGATCCTCGACGCACAACAGTATTCCCATCCCATCGAGGCCCTGGGCCAGATCACGGATGCGACCGAGCTGGTTAAGACGCAGGAGCTCTTGAAGTCGGTCTATTGCGACCAATTGGTCAAGCAGTACATCGTGCAACTGGTTGATGCCACGCGCGCTCATCCCGACGTGTATCTGGGCGCTAGCCCACGCGGCGCGTGGACGCTGTTTCGCACCGCGCAGGCGCGCGCGGCCGTGCATGGCCGGGACTACGTGATCCCGGATGACGTGAAAGCGCTGGCCGCAGCCACTCTTGGCCACCGCATCATCATCAGCCCGGCTGCCCGCATCAAAGGCGCGACCGCAGCCGATATTCTGGACGAGTTGCTGCGCGTCACGCCGGTGCCCGGCGCCCGCGTGAAATGA
- a CDS encoding ABC transporter ATP-binding protein: protein MLALFRERHRTRALILQRETLDETACEDPYRHGNCHLIELKRVVKIYDTPAGKFYALRGVNLRVDTHEFVAVIGKSGSGKSTLINMITGIDRPTSGEVFVGDTAVHQLSESQMAVWRGKHVGVIFQFFQLLPTLTLVENVMLPMDFCNTYAPRERYERAMQLLAHVDMAQHAHKLPSAVSGGQQQRVAIARALANDPPVIVADEPTGNLDSKTANQVFDLFTRLVEEGKTILMVTHDQDLARRVTRAVLVADGEIKDEI from the coding sequence ATGCTAGCGCTGTTCCGAGAACGCCATCGCACTAGGGCGCTGATCCTTCAACGCGAGACGCTGGACGAAACGGCCTGTGAAGATCCCTACCGGCACGGCAATTGCCACCTCATTGAGCTGAAGCGCGTGGTAAAGATTTACGACACGCCGGCGGGCAAGTTTTACGCCCTGCGCGGCGTCAATTTGCGCGTGGACACGCACGAGTTCGTCGCCGTGATCGGCAAAAGCGGCAGCGGAAAGTCCACGCTGATTAACATGATCACGGGCATTGACCGGCCAACCTCCGGCGAAGTCTTCGTGGGCGATACGGCCGTGCATCAGTTGAGCGAGAGCCAAATGGCGGTCTGGCGCGGCAAACATGTTGGTGTGATTTTTCAGTTCTTTCAATTGCTGCCAACACTCACGCTTGTTGAGAATGTCATGCTGCCGATGGACTTTTGCAATACCTACGCGCCGCGTGAGCGTTACGAGCGCGCTATGCAGCTTCTGGCCCATGTGGACATGGCGCAGCATGCGCACAAATTGCCCTCCGCGGTTTCGGGCGGGCAACAGCAGCGCGTCGCCATCGCCCGCGCGCTGGCCAACGATCCGCCCGTCATCGTGGCGGATGAGCCTACCGGCAACCTCGACTCGAAGACGGCCAACCAGGTCTTTGATCTCTTCACCCGACTCGTTGAAGAAGGGAAAACGATTTTGATGGTCACCCACGACCAAGATCTTGCTCGGCGCGTCACGCGCGCGGTGTTGGTGGCGGACGGCGAGATCAAGGACGAGATTTGA
- a CDS encoding DNA-binding response regulator — MANEDSKLVLVVDDEPRMINFIRMNLELENFRVVQAQDGLEAVRKVRELLPDCVLLDVMMPDMDGFETLRMIREESNVPVIMLTAKGEEDDKVKGLSLGADDYVTKPFSPRELVMRIKAVIRRAELPAMVEKTPIKVDDRLSIDFNRREVIVEGKPIKLRPTEWRLLYHLVQNAGWVVPHETLLSKVWGWEYRDETQYLRLYITYLRQKIEKDLAHPQYILTERGTGYRFVDFRKKEREQRERDKQGEGLKGA; from the coding sequence ATGGCCAACGAGGACTCGAAGCTGGTGCTGGTGGTGGACGATGAGCCGCGCATGATCAACTTCATCCGCATGAACCTGGAGTTGGAGAACTTCCGGGTTGTGCAGGCCCAAGACGGCCTGGAAGCGGTGCGCAAAGTGCGCGAGCTGCTGCCTGATTGCGTGTTGCTCGATGTGATGATGCCTGATATGGATGGCTTCGAGACGTTGCGCATGATCCGCGAGGAGAGCAATGTGCCGGTCATCATGCTCACCGCCAAGGGCGAAGAGGATGACAAGGTGAAGGGACTCTCGCTCGGCGCCGATGACTACGTCACCAAGCCGTTCAGCCCGCGTGAACTGGTCATGCGCATCAAGGCGGTCATTCGTCGCGCCGAGCTGCCGGCCATGGTGGAGAAGACGCCCATCAAGGTGGACGACCGGCTTTCGATTGACTTCAACCGGCGCGAAGTGATCGTGGAGGGCAAGCCGATCAAGTTGCGCCCCACCGAGTGGCGCCTGCTCTATCACCTGGTGCAAAACGCCGGATGGGTGGTGCCGCACGAGACGTTGCTCAGCAAGGTGTGGGGCTGGGAGTATCGCGACGAGACGCAATACCTGCGCCTCTATATCACCTATCTGCGCCAAAAGATCGAGAAAGACTTGGCTCACCCGCAATACATCCTCACCGAACGCGGCACCGGCTACCGCTTCGTGGACTTTCGCAAGAAGGAGCGCGAACAGCGCGAGCGCGACAAGCAAGGCGAAGGGTTGAAAGGTGCGTGA
- a CDS encoding molybdenum hydroxylase: protein MAHRDIPIAIVKGAGDLGTGVAYRLWKCGFRVLCTDLEKPLVIRRTVAFASALYDGRITVEGVQCERVFYADEAIYLWQRNTLAVIADPVGRVVESLQPEIVVDAIMAKRNVGTTMHDAPCVIALGPGFVAGEDCHAVIETQRGHDLGRVIWSGSASPNTGIPGKVGGEDARRVVRAPRDGLFYGRRAIGDSVEEGEVIAQIEGAPVYAPLGGVLRGLLHDGVQVSAGLKVADIDPRGEPRYCFSISDKALAIAGGVLEAVFSMRERWQTANGKR, encoded by the coding sequence ATGGCTCATCGAGACATTCCCATCGCCATCGTCAAGGGCGCAGGTGACTTGGGCACCGGCGTCGCGTACCGCTTGTGGAAATGCGGCTTTCGCGTGCTGTGCACCGACCTGGAGAAGCCGCTGGTCATCCGGCGCACGGTCGCATTCGCCTCAGCGCTCTACGACGGCCGCATCACAGTTGAAGGCGTACAGTGCGAGCGTGTGTTCTACGCCGACGAGGCGATCTACCTGTGGCAGCGCAACACCCTGGCCGTGATCGCCGATCCGGTCGGGCGCGTGGTCGAGTCGCTGCAGCCAGAAATCGTCGTAGATGCCATCATGGCTAAGCGCAACGTCGGCACGACGATGCATGACGCGCCATGCGTCATCGCGCTGGGGCCTGGATTCGTCGCCGGCGAGGACTGCCATGCGGTGATCGAAACGCAGCGCGGGCATGACCTCGGCCGCGTGATCTGGTCGGGCAGCGCCTCGCCCAATACGGGGATACCTGGCAAAGTCGGGGGGGAGGATGCGCGGCGCGTCGTGCGCGCGCCGCGCGATGGCTTGTTCTACGGCCGGCGCGCCATCGGCGACAGCGTCGAGGAAGGCGAGGTGATCGCTCAAATCGAAGGCGCGCCGGTCTATGCGCCGCTCGGCGGCGTGCTGCGCGGGCTGTTGCATGACGGCGTGCAAGTCAGCGCCGGGTTGAAGGTGGCCGATATTGACCCGCGCGGCGAGCCGCGTTACTGCTTCTCGATCAGCGACAAGGCGCTGGCCATCGCCGGCGGCGTGCTGGAGGCGGTGTTCAGCATGCGCGAGCGGTGGCAAACGGCGAACGGCAAACGGTAG
- a CDS encoding chromosome partitioning protein ParB, whose translation MFMAAYNRQCMQLPDLRILPLDVLIPHERTDPRRVNPLLARIRDEAILRNPPIVAPFGNGDPRFVVLDGANRITAMRTLGAPHALVQVVDYSQVQLFVWHHAITQCSVEALLAQIRSIPGLRIYAGDLTHARAMLARREALAFISCDHTHKADILCGGGDVRERTALLNQVVDRYEGCAKVQRTISDNLREVRQSFSDASAVVVFPRYEPAEIIELARIGVMLPAGITRHVLPLRALRVNYPMAILRSDMPLAQKQGHLSEWLHECLMNRRVRTYTEPTVLFDE comes from the coding sequence ATGTTCATGGCTGCTTACAATCGGCAGTGTATGCAACTTCCCGACCTGCGCATTTTGCCGCTCGATGTGCTCATCCCGCACGAGCGCACCGACCCGCGCCGCGTCAACCCGCTGCTCGCGCGCATCCGCGACGAAGCCATCCTGCGCAACCCCCCCATCGTCGCGCCGTTCGGCAACGGCGACCCGCGATTCGTCGTGCTCGACGGCGCCAATCGCATCACCGCCATGCGCACCCTCGGGGCGCCGCATGCGCTCGTCCAGGTCGTGGACTATAGCCAGGTGCAGTTGTTCGTGTGGCATCATGCCATCACTCAGTGCAGCGTGGAGGCGCTGCTGGCCCAAATCCGAAGCATCCCCGGGCTGCGCATCTACGCCGGCGATCTCACCCACGCGCGCGCGATGCTGGCGCGGCGCGAGGCGCTGGCCTTCATCTCATGCGATCACACGCACAAGGCCGATATCTTGTGCGGCGGCGGCGATGTGCGCGAACGCACCGCGCTGCTCAACCAGGTGGTGGACAGGTATGAGGGCTGCGCCAAAGTGCAGCGCACCATCAGCGACAACCTGCGCGAGGTGCGGCAGTCGTTCTCCGACGCCAGCGCGGTGGTGGTCTTCCCGCGTTACGAGCCGGCGGAGATCATCGAGCTGGCGCGCATCGGCGTGATGCTGCCCGCCGGCATCACGCGCCACGTGTTGCCGCTGCGCGCCCTGCGCGTGAACTACCCCATGGCCATCCTGCGCAGCGACATGCCGTTGGCGCAGAAACAAGGCCACCTGAGCGAATGGCTTCACGAATGCCTGATGAATCGGCGCGTGCGAACTTACACCGAGCCGACGGTGCTGTTCGACGAGTGA